One segment of Desulfovibrio sp. JC010 DNA contains the following:
- a CDS encoding B12-binding domain-containing radical SAM protein, with amino-acid sequence MTNKIKRIALIQVTRPFVARPEIGLGTGYLKAYIEHRWPGRFSIDIFDSTDAYNVVLANVESYDFVGLSSVTQLYGVAIDIAKKLKEAKPSIVINIGGAHITAIPESLDLAFDTAVLGEGEISFSDLVDAEDRGLSRSEILSIPGIAGRNEDGSLSMGPKRKYISNLDDIPFPIRDIFNKYRAVPSLITSRGCPYDCEFCTNRIMWTRSVRRPQPKRVVDEICHLMEHVEDIRVIVFRDDILFLTTEYLKRVVSHAMKYAPQVIEIPKVIYSHVNVMQDPEFVMLLQEFGVVKALCGFESASERILKILKSGRVTTEQNQKAIDVCHSLGMEIGGNLIIGTPYEDRQDLIASYEFASKNVQDGKVGAFSTSILTPFPGSKYWDSFVGPDFDPLNFNWGCLDELAFSTYWQDTKGGGHIEDWWKKRNEQGNPYLGKLPEYEFLQLVDKYEPPLLAAQEEYLRKDKKY; translated from the coding sequence ATGACCAATAAGATTAAACGCATTGCTCTGATTCAAGTTACCCGCCCTTTTGTAGCACGCCCTGAAATCGGTCTTGGGACTGGATACCTGAAAGCATACATTGAACACAGGTGGCCAGGGCGTTTTTCTATTGATATTTTTGATTCTACTGATGCGTATAATGTTGTTCTGGCAAATGTTGAATCCTATGATTTTGTAGGTCTGTCATCTGTTACGCAGCTCTACGGCGTGGCAATTGATATTGCAAAGAAGCTGAAAGAGGCCAAGCCGTCTATTGTGATCAACATAGGCGGAGCGCATATTACTGCAATACCGGAATCTTTGGATCTGGCATTTGATACTGCTGTCTTGGGTGAGGGGGAAATTAGTTTTTCAGATTTGGTTGATGCGGAAGACAGAGGGCTTTCCCGCAGTGAAATTTTATCTATTCCGGGGATTGCAGGCAGGAATGAAGATGGGTCTTTGAGCATGGGGCCCAAACGAAAATATATTTCCAATCTTGATGATATTCCCTTTCCCATTAGGGATATATTCAATAAATATAGAGCCGTACCAAGTCTAATTACTTCCAGAGGCTGCCCCTATGACTGTGAATTCTGCACAAACAGGATAATGTGGACCAGATCTGTAAGAAGACCCCAACCCAAACGGGTTGTCGATGAGATTTGCCATTTAATGGAGCATGTTGAAGATATACGGGTAATTGTTTTTCGTGATGATATTCTTTTCCTGACTACAGAATACCTGAAAAGAGTCGTTTCACATGCAATGAAGTATGCTCCTCAGGTGATTGAGATACCGAAGGTTATTTACTCTCATGTAAATGTTATGCAGGATCCTGAATTTGTTATGTTGCTTCAGGAGTTTGGCGTTGTGAAAGCTCTTTGCGGTTTTGAAAGTGCTTCTGAACGTATTTTGAAAATCTTAAAATCAGGTCGAGTCACAACCGAACAAAATCAGAAAGCCATTGATGTGTGTCACTCTCTAGGAATGGAGATCGGTGGCAACCTGATTATCGGCACTCCGTACGAAGATCGGCAGGATCTTATTGCAAGCTATGAATTTGCCAGTAAAAACGTTCAGGATGGAAAAGTAGGGGCTTTTTCAACATCCATTCTGACTCCATTTCCCGGGAGCAAATACTGGGACTCTTTTGTTGGTCCCGATTTTGATCCTCTAAATTTCAACTGGGGATGTTTGGATGAGTTGGCTTTTTCTACGTATTGGCAGGATACAAAAGGGGGGGGACATATAGAAGACTGGTGGAAAAAGCGCAATGAACAGGGCAACCCGTATCTGGGTAAATTGCCTGAATATGAATTCCTGCAATTGGTAGATAAATATGAGCCGCCACTGCTGGCAGCTCAGGAAGAATATCTCAGGAAAGACAAGAAGTACTAA